In Cognatishimia sp. WU-CL00825, one genomic interval encodes:
- the flgA gene encoding flagellar basal body P-ring formation chaperone FlgA, producing the protein MLLLLPLVRRRVLAGIFLVIFPCWSLADVVVSTQVIRPRSVITAEVLGLRDAVISGTFADTAQVIGQEARVALYPGRPIRFGDVGPPALIERNQLVQLVFQTSVLTIKTGGRSLGRAAIGDMLRVMNLASRSTVVGIVQADRTVLVQQ; encoded by the coding sequence ATGTTGTTGCTTTTGCCTTTGGTCCGGCGACGGGTGCTGGCAGGGATTTTCCTTGTGATTTTCCCCTGTTGGTCACTGGCCGATGTGGTGGTCTCTACCCAGGTGATACGCCCGCGCAGTGTGATCACCGCCGAGGTTCTGGGCCTGAGAGACGCGGTGATTTCAGGTACCTTTGCAGACACGGCGCAAGTGATCGGACAAGAAGCACGTGTGGCACTTTATCCGGGGCGACCGATCCGGTTTGGCGACGTTGGCCCACCTGCTTTGATTGAACGCAATCAGTTGGTGCAATTGGTTTTTCAGACCTCGGTGCTGACTATCAAAACCGGCGGGCGGTCCCTGGGGCGCGCGGCGATTGGTGACATGCTGCGGGTGATGAACTTAGCGTCACGATCCACCGTGGTTGGCATCGTACAAGCAGATCGCACTGTATTGGTGCAGCAATGA